TAAATGATATATATTTCTCGAGTCCATACCATGGCCATATGAAACATCAGCAATATGATCTATAATACCAGCATTGATAAAATTTAAATCATTAGATTTTCTTATAAATTTTGCACTATTGTATGCATGCTTATCTCTAACTTCTGCTTCAAAAAGTCCTTCAATATTTTTATATATTTCAAGTACACTTTCCTTCATTTTAATATACTGATCTGATATCATAGAAGTGCTTTGATTTAACTTCTTTAGATGTGCATCTATTATTTTATTCACATCATTCCACTCAGGATCATAAAATTTATCATAGTTTGGGTATAAAACCATAGATATATCATGTAAGTAACATGCTGCATATAAAATATAATAATCTAATTTCGATATTTTCAAATAATCTATTGATTTCAATATGCTATTTGTACTTTCAATCAACTCAATTGCATGTGACTGATTATGCAATGTATAAAAGTGCATATATTTAGAACCGTTTTCCCATAACTCAGCAGTATATTTATGAATCAATATCAAATCATCTATATTTTTAGATTCTTTGACAAATGTTCTGAAATAATATAATGCTTCAAAAATGGAGTAATCAATTGTCCTAAACTTCGATTTATTTAACTTGTATTCATCTAAATATTCATTTAATATTTTGACCAGAAGTTCAAAATCAACATTTACATTTCTTACTACTAATACAATTCGTAACTCGTAATAATTTAATAACCTTTTTGTTTTCCTAGAAATAAAGAAATTATCATTTAGTTCAATCCCAAGTATCAACGAAACATATGCATTATATACTAATTTCAATAAATATCTTGAACGTTTTGTCCAATACATAATCGGTTCAATAAATTCTGGCAATAGACTATCCTCATAGCCATAATATTCAAAAATATGATTTATCAATTTTTTGCTGTTTATTAAGCTAAGTAGTTCTTTCAACTCTTCTTCTTGATAAGTTCTATGCTTATTAGCACCAATTGCTAATCTAGAAATCATTTTTTCTAAATTTTTATATTTGTTTTGCTTGTCTCGATAGCTCTGTCTCGTAGATGAAAAAACTTTATTATAATAAAAAACACTATTTACATTCTTGTCGTTATTAAAAGGTTTCGTTTCAAGGTTTCTTAAATTTTCATAGATTTTAATTATTTTATCATTGTTCTTTATTCCAATTCTTGTTTTTTTCAAAAACAGTTGATTAATTATAGACAATTTAATTTCAAGAATGTTTTCATCCAATTGTTCTATCAACTGTTCATCTTCCAACTCTGCCAATTCATCTATAATTTCATCAAATGTATCATCAGATTTTTGCATTTGAACTTGAAAAACTCTATACTGAAAAAAACGTTTAAATCTATATAACTTACTCATATAATCAGTATAATTATTATATTTTACACACGTAATTTTACACTCATCACAATTTTCACACTCGCATTTCCCCTCTGTATATAATAATTCTCGTTTCTGCTCACTTAGCTCAACCTCTTTATCAATTGCTTTTATAACCGTACTAAATTTCTCACTCAACTGGATTTCTTGATTATCATCAAATGTAGTCCCCATATCAAACGAACCCATAGATGCCAATCTACTCATAAATAATAAATACATATAACCAATTTTCGTATCACTTATTAATTGATAGTGACTTTTTCCTTTTTCATGCACTTCTATTTTATAATTACATGAATTCATATTTTCATTTAATGAATAATTATTAAGGCGATTTTTAAAATATTCATTTGTTTCTTGGCTAAATCTCAAAGACTCTTTTTCTAATAATGCATTTAAATCACTCAACATATTTTGCAATTTAGTATCAGTCATTTCTTCCTTTATATATAACACTGAATCATCAACATAAAAATAAGCTTCACCTGCAAAGACCTCCTTATATACCTTTGCAATATTCACCATTATTAAGTTGCCAAAGAAATATGATTGTGGTAAACCTTGTGGAATACCTTTAGTAATAAATATCTCTTTAGATGCATCTATTTTAACAAAACTGCTTATCGTATTTTGATCATAATAATTTTGCTCAATAATATCTCTAAATCCATTTTGAAAATTTTTAACTTCAAAGATTAGTAGTTTATATGTGATTATCTTCAAGAGTTCAAAATCTTCATTATCAAATCGAACTTCTAACGCTTTAATAATGAAGTCAAACACTAATTTAGGATTAACAGAAGGGAAAAAATTAACAAGGTCTAATACAATTTCAGATTTATATTCATTACTTTCATGATATTTAGTAAATTTTTCATTTGTAATCTCTGAATATTCTTTATATTTATTCTGCCATTTTTCAAAAAGTCTTTCAGGATTTTTAGATGGAATATTCCCATAGAAATTATTCGGAATTAATTTGGATAAATTTGAAAACTTCATTTTATAATTCTCAGAATCATCCGTCATATCAAATATTAATATATGCAACATAGATACCATTGCAATACTATCTATAATGCTTCCAGAATGTAATGGCCTATACTTCTTTTCACTTATATCCTTAATTTTAAAATGTACGTTAACTTTAAATAGTTCACTATCTGAATCAATAATAGCTTTAATCTTGCGTCTAACATATTCAATCAAGCCACCATTAGTCAGTATATCTTGAACGAGATTGTCATCATTTATATCCAAAAAATCAATTTTAGGGTTGCGAAATAATATTTCCCAATTGAATTTATCATTTAATTTATTAAATAATATAACATCTTCATCATCAAGTAATTGAGGATTAAATATATATGATTCAAGTGATAAAATAGCTTTATATATGTTTTTTTCACTTAAAAGTATTTTTTTCAACTTGCTTAGTTCTTTTTTCATATTTTCTCCTCTTGCAGGAATTCATCCCCGATTTTTTTCTTTATTAACTCAATATTATCTAAATTATCTATATCAAATTTATATTCTTTTTTTGAACTCGAAATAATTATTTTATTCAAGTCTCCACTTTCCATTTCCTCGAAGCTTACACTATCACACCCCAGTAATTCCGATTTAACTCCTTCTGAAAAGCAAATACTCATGTTTTCATCAACTATAATTTTAATTGAATAATTTTCTTTAAGAATACTATTTAAAGTGATTAGATTTCGAAATCTTTCAGTACCAATTTTTTCTTCAGTTATAGTTTTGTATGAATCTTCAAAAAATTTTACCGTTAATAATTGTTGATTGTTTTGAAATTTTTCATCTTCATAGAATCTTCGAGTTAATTCAAGATTTTGAAATTTCAACTTAATCGTAACTTCAATATCAAAATCATTATTTTTTACTATACGCTCCCATTTATGCGGTTTTACTGATCCAATAATTTTAACAGGATCTTCATCATTTATTTTTGTGATATCACAATACAATACATTATCAAAAAGTAAGGCAAAAGATACTTTGCCTTCAGACAGCTCTATCTTTTGAAATTCATTTTTCAATATCTTATTCTTCTTTAAATTATTTAATATTCTTAAACATTTTTTCAAATATTTTTCATGAGCCATCATTGCATTTTCAAAGTCTTCAATATAACTTACCATGAATTTATAATTGTATTTATAATCTTTATTAAATTCATCTAAGTAAGCTGAAAATGCTTTTAGTGTTTGATGAATTTTCTCTGAACTCAATGGCAATTTTTCAAATAATTGATATCTTATTTTTTCATCCATACTTTCTCCTCATTCATATCTATTAATTATTCTAGTTTTATATTATCACAAATATATAACATACGTAAAATTTTATAATTATAGATTTTACTTCAAATAATTGTAAACAACAACATCTAACCGATTATGCCCTAAATCCTTAGTAAGTTCTTTCAAAACCTTTTTGTCATGCCCTCTATAATCTTTATCATCTTTACGTTCACCCAATATTTCTTGATATCTATTCTTAGCATATTCTCGCCTAAATGCATGATTATCAATTTTTGATGTATATCTATCAAACAATGGCTTACCCATTTCCTTATTTTCCAAAACACTTTTCAAATCTTCCTGATATTTCACCAAAATATGAGCATCTCGCTCTTTCCCGCCCTTTTCAATAAGATGTACCTTAATTGGCACTCCATCTTTCCAAGTAAAACATTCTGTCGTAACCACTAGAACACTTTCCCTTCGACAACCGCATGCTTTAGCAAACATAATCTGATCTTTATAATTGTTCGGATTATATTTCTTATCATTTTCTGTATACAATCGACTTCTTGTTATATCTTTATAAGAACGCTCTTTAATTCCAGCTTCTTTCTTTGTCACAAAGAAATTGAAAAGCTTATTTAGTGCAGCCATATCCTTGCTTATGGTATAGGCAGATTTTTCGTCCTGTTGACGGTATTGTAGATATTCGACCACGTGTTCCTCTTTGACCTGTCTTACATCTTTGATGTCTTTATACTCTTTCTTCATATATTTTGAGAATTCAATACTGGTTTGTTTATACGCATCATATGTCTTAAAACTATGAATGCCTACCGTTCTATTATGTGTTTCTTCTTTTCCCATCATATCTTTGTATTCTTGTTTTGCTTGATGTCGGCTTTCATTTGGACAAAACATCTCCTGCATCCGACAATATAGTTGATAGTCCATCTTTGACATTCTTGCCATAAATACCACTCCCCTCAAATCTGTGCATAACAAATACACCTCTAGTTAAGTAAATTTGCTTTCTTTCATGACTAAGCTTAAAGTCTGTAACGCCCTTAAAACCTGCTATTTCCACTCCATTCCTTCCTATTTTTTGCTCGGGTCAGTCCGCTGGGGTTTATATTCCCCTTCCGAGTAATATAACCCCCAGCGTCCGCATCTCATGCATCCCATATCAATTCACTCCATCCCTTCCTATCAATCAATTAAACTGCACCAGCTACATCTCTATATATGAAACTGCACAAGCTACATTAAATCTTCTTAGTATTCCAAATTAGTCGGAAAATCAATTAAATCCATGTTGCCCATACCTTATAAACAATCATTCAAATCAAAGTCAAGAAAAATATCACCTGATTTTTTGATTTTTCTTTTTACATTCGTAAAATGCCCTCTAACTTAAACGAAAGAAGGCGATTTTTATGAATATAAATGAAACAGATAAATTACTTTTGATGGAATTGATTAATGATGGTACACTGGTATCAGACAACGTACCGAAACAATTATATGAAATGAAAAAGATAAAAATTGATGCAGTACATCCATATGACATCACTGAACCAAAAACTGAGAAAGCAC
This sequence is a window from Vallitaleaceae bacterium 9-2. Protein-coding genes within it:
- a CDS encoding site-specific integrase codes for the protein MARMSKMDYQLYCRMQEMFCPNESRHQAKQEYKDMMGKEETHNRTVGIHSFKTYDAYKQTSIEFSKYMKKEYKDIKDVRQVKEEHVVEYLQYRQQDEKSAYTISKDMAALNKLFNFFVTKKEAGIKERSYKDITRSRLYTENDKKYNPNNYKDQIMFAKACGCRRESVLVVTTECFTWKDGVPIKVHLIEKGGKERDAHILVKYQEDLKSVLENKEMGKPLFDRYTSKIDNHAFRREYAKNRYQEILGERKDDKDYRGHDKKVLKELTKDLGHNRLDVVVYNYLK
- a CDS encoding reverse transcriptase domain-containing protein → MKKELSKLKKILLSEKNIYKAILSLESYIFNPQLLDDEDVILFNKLNDKFNWEILFRNPKIDFLDINDDNLVQDILTNGGLIEYVRRKIKAIIDSDSELFKVNVHFKIKDISEKKYRPLHSGSIIDSIAMVSMLHILIFDMTDDSENYKMKFSNLSKLIPNNFYGNIPSKNPERLFEKWQNKYKEYSEITNEKFTKYHESNEYKSEIVLDLVNFFPSVNPKLVFDFIIKALEVRFDNEDFELLKIITYKLLIFEVKNFQNGFRDIIEQNYYDQNTISSFVKIDASKEIFITKGIPQGLPQSYFFGNLIMVNIAKVYKEVFAGEAYFYVDDSVLYIKEEMTDTKLQNMLSDLNALLEKESLRFSQETNEYFKNRLNNYSLNENMNSCNYKIEVHEKGKSHYQLISDTKIGYMYLLFMSRLASMGSFDMGTTFDDNQEIQLSEKFSTVIKAIDKEVELSEQKRELLYTEGKCECENCDECKITCVKYNNYTDYMSKLYRFKRFFQYRVFQVQMQKSDDTFDEIIDELAELEDEQLIEQLDENILEIKLSIINQLFLKKTRIGIKNNDKIIKIYENLRNLETKPFNNDKNVNSVFYYNKVFSSTRQSYRDKQNKYKNLEKMISRLAIGANKHRTYQEEELKELLSLINSKKLINHIFEYYGYEDSLLPEFIEPIMYWTKRSRYLLKLVYNAYVSLILGIELNDNFFISRKTKRLLNYYELRIVLVVRNVNVDFELLVKILNEYLDEYKLNKSKFRTIDYSIFEALYYFRTFVKESKNIDDLILIHKYTAELWENGSKYMHFYTLHNQSHAIELIESTNSILKSIDYLKISKLDYYILYAACYLHDISMVLYPNYDKFYDPEWNDVNKIIDAHLKKLNQSTSMISDQYIKMKESVLEIYKNIEGLFEAEVRDKHAYNSAKFIRKSNDLNFINAGIIDHIADVSYGHGMDSRNIYHLKSNASDRRISLKFMMILLRLADLLDMNENRVSLPIFYNNKKNMSVVSRFHWISHLITGSYMFKNDYQLNEKENSSYLRPKAIKETITLVIDININQLTTVEVGEEDKCSYVGMENYTGNNEVVLDIKSNQEQCNQKKCNFICKWFNTKNKWLINELSSLQVYLNDVQSYFDTSFEVKLVLRDTTILRPEDFDDLKDFIS